The Stutzerimonas stutzeri DNA window GCTGTGTGACATCTGCCGAAGCTGACGCTGGCCCGATCAATCCGGGCCAGCGCAACGAGATCACGGTTTGCAGGTGGGCCGAAGCCACCGTTCGTGCCAACGAGCAGAAGCGCCTGTGATTCGCGGCGCTCCGGCGTGGCGCCTCGATCAGGCGTTTGCCGCCTGCGCCCGATTGGCCGCGGCGACCTCCTCTCCCGCGCCCTGCAGCAGCTTCCACAGCCAGCCCGGCAGGGTGTCCGGGTCGAGGCTGTCGATCAGGTTCTTGATCGCCAGTCCCAGTTCGGTGTCCCCCTCGATGACCAACCGGCGGCGGAAGAACAGGGTGTCCGGGTCTTCCTGACGGCTGGCCAGCAAGAGGAACTCGCGCCAGTTGCCGCGGATGCTTACCTCGACCGGCGCCTGCGCCGCGATGCGCAGCTTGCCGCGCTCGCAGGTCAGGCACCAGGCGAGTCCGAGGTCGGCGACCTCGAGCTTCATCCAGTGGCCATCGAGCACGTCGAACGCACCATCATCCAGGGCTTCGGCGAATACCTGATTGAGACTGCGCTCCAGCGCCAGGCGCTGGAGCAGGAATGGCGTCTTCGCCGCCAGTGGCAACAGGCGGCCGCCAAGATTCACCAGATGGGCACGCGGATTCAGCATAAACCGGCCTCCTCGGCACGCAGCATGCCCGGCTGGCCATGCCAATAACCATTGCAACCGTCCACCGCCAGCGGCGGCAGCGCACCCTTGCGCACCGTATCGAAGGCGCCAATCACCTCTTCCATGCCGGCGGCCCGCGGGCTCAGGCGCAGCAGGTCGGCGCCGCTGTCGACCAGGCCCGCGTAGTCGGCAAGCAGGTTGCTGACCGCGGCGGACATGGTCTGGATACCGTTGATGGTGAACAGCGCCTCGCCCTCCTGGCTGAGCAGCGGGATGCCCTCGGGGTAGTTCTGGCAGCAGAACTGGCAATCGTCCTTGGGCCGGTTCTCGGCTCGCGCGGTGAAGCAGCGCGCCGAATAGGCCAGTGGCAAGTGCCCGTAGGCAAAGATTTCGATTTCCGGCAGCGCCACGCCCAGTTCCTGCAGTTGCGCGCGGGCGCTCTTGATCAGCTTGCCGGAGGCTTCCACTGGCGGCACCCAGCGGCTCATGCCGCTGGCCACCAGCTCGGCCAGGGCATGACCGTTGTAGAGGTTGAGTGCCGGACCGCCGACGAAGGGCAGCTTGCGCTCGGACATCAGTTGCACTGCGCCCATGTCGTTGGCCTCCACCAG harbors:
- the ubiT gene encoding ubiquinone anaerobic biosynthesis accessory factor UbiT; amino-acid sequence: MLNPRAHLVNLGGRLLPLAAKTPFLLQRLALERSLNQVFAEALDDGAFDVLDGHWMKLEVADLGLAWCLTCERGKLRIAAQAPVEVSIRGNWREFLLLASRQEDPDTLFFRRRLVIEGDTELGLAIKNLIDSLDPDTLPGWLWKLLQGAGEEVAAANRAQAANA
- a CDS encoding U32 family peptidase gives rise to the protein MKLSLGPVLFYWDRQQTLDFYANMAEQPLDVIYLGETVCSKRRAMMLDDWLGLARDLAEASSAQLVLSGLTLVEAASELSSLRRLCDNGELLVEANDMGAVQLMSERKLPFVGGPALNLYNGHALAELVASGMSRWVPPVEASGKLIKSARAQLQELGVALPEIEIFAYGHLPLAYSARCFTARAENRPKDDCQFCCQNYPEGIPLLSQEGEALFTINGIQTMSAAVSNLLADYAGLVDSGADLLRLSPRAAGMEEVIGAFDTVRKGALPPLAVDGCNGYWHGQPGMLRAEEAGLC